Proteins from one Candidatus Desulfatibia profunda genomic window:
- the mazG gene encoding nucleoside triphosphate pyrophosphohydrolase, whose translation MGINALLELIETLRGENGCPWDKKQTPSTLAIYLVEELYELIDAIESGNPDDVCEELGDVLFHILFITHLYRERGLFDIKDVAAVTCEKMIRRHPHVFGNEKVAGVEAVREQWYKIKRKEKKRVFKASILDSVPTKLPALMRAYRISERAAKAGFDWDDMTGVIGKVEEEWDELKSVLTRDDQAGRNQEHAALEFGDILFTLVNVARFARIHPETALAASTTKFEKRFKYMEKMISENHQNIEAVSQQELEILWKKAKKAVG comes from the coding sequence ATGGGAATCAATGCCTTACTTGAGTTGATCGAGACATTAAGGGGGGAAAACGGATGCCCCTGGGATAAGAAGCAGACCCCTTCGACATTGGCGATTTACCTGGTGGAAGAGCTGTACGAGCTAATCGATGCCATTGAATCGGGAAATCCGGATGATGTTTGCGAGGAACTGGGGGACGTCTTGTTTCATATCCTTTTCATCACCCATCTGTATCGGGAGAGGGGACTTTTTGATATCAAAGACGTAGCTGCCGTAACTTGCGAGAAAATGATTCGCCGCCACCCCCATGTTTTTGGAAACGAAAAGGTAGCCGGTGTTGAAGCAGTGAGAGAACAGTGGTACAAAATCAAACGCAAAGAAAAAAAACGTGTTTTCAAGGCGTCGATCTTAGACTCGGTTCCAACCAAGCTTCCGGCCTTGATGCGTGCTTACAGAATTTCCGAGCGGGCCGCCAAAGCAGGCTTTGACTGGGATGATATGACGGGCGTCATCGGGAAAGTCGAAGAGGAATGGGACGAATTGAAATCCGTGTTAACAAGGGATGACCAGGCCGGAAGAAATCAGGAGCATGCAGCCCTGGAATTTGGTGATATTCTTTTTACACTTGTCAACGTTGCCCGGTTTGCGCGCATCCATCCCGAGACCGCACTGGCAGCTTCTACAACCAAGTTTGAAAAGCGCTTTAAATACATGGAAAAGATGATTTCAGAAAATCATCAAAACATAGAAGCCGTTTCCCAGCAAGAGCTGGAGATACTTTGGAAGAAGGCTAAAAAAGCGGTCGGCTAA
- a CDS encoding PhoH family protein, whose product MDDHSGSQPTQITFSDIDLVRQLFGEYNSNLQRIAAATGSSIHARGNTVFIQGDPIAAKLAKNVLNQLYGLLKEKFPIYPNDVDYAVRILSGNDSIKLKDIFLDTIYVTSKKRSVTPKSRTQKEYIDAIRSTDMVFGIGPAGTGKTYLAMAMAVSTLSKGEVDRIILTRPAVEAGEALGFLPGDLAEKVDPYLRPLYDALHDMMRFEKVSNLIEKGVIEVAPLAFMRGRTLNDSFIILDEAQNTTHEQMKMFLTRIGFNSKAVITGDITQIDLPAGKPSGLIEAKNILQGIDGIRIIFFSKTDVVRHGLVQKIIKAYEDLEASKQELSTRNST is encoded by the coding sequence ATGGACGATCATTCTGGCAGTCAACCGACTCAAATAACTTTTTCTGACATCGATCTGGTAAGGCAGCTTTTTGGCGAGTATAACAGCAACTTGCAAAGAATTGCAGCCGCCACAGGCAGTTCCATTCACGCCAGAGGCAATACGGTGTTTATTCAGGGAGACCCTATTGCCGCAAAGCTTGCAAAAAATGTGCTCAATCAACTGTACGGGTTGTTAAAAGAAAAATTTCCGATTTATCCCAATGATGTCGATTATGCCGTCAGGATTCTCAGCGGAAATGATTCGATTAAGCTCAAAGATATCTTTCTTGACACGATCTACGTGACTTCAAAAAAACGATCCGTCACTCCCAAAAGCCGAACGCAAAAAGAATACATTGACGCCATCCGCAGTACTGACATGGTTTTCGGAATTGGGCCGGCAGGCACCGGCAAAACCTATCTGGCCATGGCGATGGCGGTATCAACACTTTCAAAAGGAGAGGTTGACCGTATTATTCTTACCCGACCGGCGGTTGAGGCCGGTGAGGCGCTGGGTTTTCTGCCCGGAGATCTTGCCGAAAAGGTTGATCCGTACTTAAGACCCCTTTACGACGCACTTCACGACATGATGCGCTTTGAAAAGGTATCGAATCTGATCGAAAAGGGCGTTATCGAAGTGGCGCCCCTTGCATTCATGCGGGGCAGAACCTTGAACGACTCTTTTATTATTCTTGATGAAGCCCAAAATACGACCCACGAACAGATGAAAATGTTTTTGACCCGGATCGGATTCAACTCCAAAGCCGTCATCACCGGAGATATAACCCAGATCGACCTTCCGGCCGGAAAGCCTTCGGGACTCATTGAAGCCAAAAACATCCTCCAGGGAATCGACGGCATCAGGATTATCTTCTTTTCAAAAACAGATGTTGTCCGCCATGGATTGGTCCAAAAAATTATCAAGGCCTATGAAGATCTGGAAGCAAGCAAGCAGGAATTATCAACCCGAAACTCGACATGA
- a CDS encoding HDIG domain-containing protein yields the protein MNPEKNKTILAKFLISNNYVHWSLLIGITIVFTIFLYPNLVIKTYPYQLGDVVEKDVKATKDFLIEDQEATKTKRREAIDNVLTLYDYDASLSTKVRRKVKTAFGALRALFEPEKSSQKQNRSEPPQAVAEQSAEREKSIHDRIWQMKEYFEQTIGITVSDGAYKILENESFSEDIADLIIQITTEIIDNGVVANKELLLREADKGIILRDIRTKTETAVYKLKQFYGLDQAKTMVRIIGQPLLKNRNYVLVNMIVDFVQGLIQPDITLNKSETEERKKNAVLEIKPIFYKIKAGEMLLREGERVTQIQLLKLKASQESAETGQILVTSIGSAMIILCILLTTYILHLKHQSHMDRSQNKHLLFIASVLITFFFIARISASLSESVAHYASFDLPESSIALGIPLASGAMTVCLFVGLDLAIPFAMLIAIGTAVIFKNRFDIFIYFFINGSLAAYWMQSCRERKVFIKAGLKLGLLNVALATAITFYMADLSGFKILWDWAFAFMGGVAAGIVTAGIAPLVEIAFDYTTDIKLLELANLDQPILRRLMLEAPGTYHHSVMVGSLVEAAAAEIGANSLLAKVCGYYHDIGKINKPLYFVENQTDGINRHDKLAPSMSSLILISHVKDGVEIAKQNKLGQIIIDTIRQSHGTSLISFFYEKAKKLKGEDAVKIEDFRYPGPRPQTREAGLVMLADVVEAASRTLANPTPSRIQKHVQDMINKIFSDGQLDNCELTLKDLHNIAKSFNKILNGIYHHRIEYPEQVLLSNGKGKNGSPDRQQPKQIQDISEENKRKGPGHLKRLGLS from the coding sequence ATGAATCCGGAAAAAAATAAAACCATATTAGCTAAGTTTTTGATCTCCAACAACTATGTTCACTGGAGTCTTCTTATCGGCATTACGATCGTTTTCACCATTTTTCTCTATCCGAACCTGGTTATCAAAACCTATCCCTATCAATTAGGAGATGTTGTTGAAAAGGATGTCAAGGCCACCAAAGATTTTCTGATTGAAGATCAGGAGGCCACAAAAACCAAACGCCGCGAAGCCATCGACAATGTATTAACGCTTTACGATTATGACGCAAGCCTTTCTACAAAAGTCCGCCGGAAGGTCAAGACAGCTTTTGGCGCGCTCAGGGCGCTTTTCGAACCTGAAAAAAGCAGCCAGAAGCAAAATCGATCCGAACCGCCCCAGGCCGTCGCAGAGCAATCCGCCGAAAGGGAAAAATCGATCCATGATCGTATCTGGCAGATGAAAGAGTATTTCGAACAAACTATCGGCATTACCGTCAGTGATGGGGCCTACAAAATTCTTGAAAATGAATCCTTTTCCGAAGATATCGCAGATCTTATCATCCAAATCACAACAGAAATTATAGATAACGGTGTGGTCGCCAATAAAGAACTGCTCCTCAGGGAAGCCGATAAAGGAATCATATTAAGGGATATCAGGACGAAAACCGAAACTGCCGTTTATAAGTTAAAGCAATTCTACGGCCTGGACCAGGCCAAAACTATGGTGAGGATTATTGGCCAGCCCCTTCTCAAAAACCGCAATTATGTCCTGGTTAACATGATCGTCGATTTTGTCCAAGGGCTCATACAACCCGATATAACCTTAAACAAAAGCGAAACCGAGGAACGCAAGAAAAATGCCGTTTTAGAAATCAAACCGATTTTTTACAAAATAAAGGCGGGGGAAATGCTTTTGCGCGAAGGAGAACGGGTTACCCAAATACAGCTTTTAAAGCTGAAAGCTTCCCAGGAAAGCGCAGAAACCGGACAGATTCTGGTAACCAGTATCGGCTCGGCCATGATTATTCTGTGCATTCTATTGACGACCTATATCCTTCATCTCAAACATCAAAGCCACATGGACCGCAGTCAAAACAAGCATCTTTTATTCATCGCCAGCGTGCTTATCACCTTTTTTTTCATTGCCAGGATATCAGCATCCTTATCCGAATCGGTAGCCCATTATGCATCTTTCGACCTGCCTGAATCATCAATTGCCCTCGGTATACCCCTTGCTTCAGGCGCCATGACCGTTTGCCTGTTTGTGGGTCTTGACCTTGCCATTCCTTTTGCCATGCTTATCGCCATCGGAACGGCGGTCATATTTAAAAACAGGTTTGATATTTTTATTTACTTTTTCATTAACGGCTCATTGGCGGCCTACTGGATGCAGAGTTGCCGGGAACGCAAAGTATTTATCAAGGCCGGCTTAAAACTCGGGCTGCTGAACGTGGCTCTGGCGACGGCCATCACCTTCTATATGGCTGATTTGTCGGGATTTAAAATCTTATGGGACTGGGCCTTTGCGTTCATGGGTGGTGTTGCCGCAGGGATTGTTACTGCCGGTATCGCCCCGCTGGTCGAAATCGCTTTTGACTATACAACCGATATCAAGCTTCTTGAACTGGCAAACCTTGATCAGCCCATTCTGCGCAGACTTATGTTAGAAGCTCCCGGAACCTATCATCATTCAGTCATGGTAGGATCGCTGGTCGAAGCGGCCGCAGCCGAAATCGGTGCCAACTCCCTGCTTGCCAAAGTGTGCGGATATTATCACGATATCGGTAAAATCAACAAACCGCTGTATTTCGTTGAAAATCAAACCGACGGCATCAATCGGCACGATAAACTGGCGCCTTCCATGTCCAGCCTAATCCTGATCTCTCACGTCAAAGACGGTGTCGAAATTGCAAAACAGAACAAGCTGGGCCAGATCATTATCGATACCATCAGGCAATCCCACGGAACCAGCCTTATCAGTTTTTTTTATGAAAAAGCCAAAAAACTAAAAGGCGAAGATGCCGTTAAAATTGAGGACTTTCGATACCCTGGTCCAAGGCCCCAAACACGGGAAGCCGGCCTTGTCATGCTAGCGGATGTGGTCGAAGCCGCCTCGAGAACCCTCGCCAATCCGACCCCGTCCAGAATCCAAAAACATGTACAAGATATGATCAACAAGATTTTTTCGGACGGTCAGCTCGATAATTGTGAACTGACCCTGAAAGATTTGCATAACATTGCAAAAAGTTTCAACAAAATATTAAACGGAATATATCACCATCGCATTGAATATCCCGAGCAAGTTCTCTTGAGCAACGGAAAAGGAAAAAATGGGAGTCCTGATCGACAACAGCCAAAACAAATACAAGATATCTCTGAAGAAAATAAAAGAAAAGGCCCAGGCCATCTTAAACGCCTTGGACTGTCCTGA
- a CDS encoding CvpA family protein, protein MNFLDIILVIILSFCVIMGVFRGLIKELSSIIGVLGGFYAAYSYYMVLAKPLSRWISNTAYLNIISFLIIFCGILILIGILGVVIKYILKIAFLGWVDRICGAGFGIIKGILIASVLLITLTAFLPKNAPVVRDSLLAPYVTLISEKMAKVISRDMKHDFTAKIAELRKAWKQKI, encoded by the coding sequence ATGAATTTTTTAGATATTATACTTGTTATTATTTTAAGTTTTTGTGTGATAATGGGTGTTTTTAGAGGACTGATTAAGGAATTGTCCTCCATTATCGGTGTCTTGGGCGGTTTTTATGCCGCTTACAGTTATTACATGGTGCTTGCAAAACCCTTGTCAAGATGGATATCCAACACTGCATATCTTAATATAATAAGTTTTTTAATCATTTTTTGCGGCATCTTGATTCTAATCGGCATCCTGGGTGTGGTCATCAAGTATATCCTTAAAATTGCCTTTCTGGGTTGGGTTGATCGTATCTGCGGCGCCGGGTTCGGCATAATCAAAGGGATATTGATTGCCTCGGTACTGCTGATTACCCTCACGGCCTTTCTTCCCAAGAATGCACCTGTTGTCAGAGATTCCCTGCTTGCCCCCTATGTTACCTTAATCTCCGAGAAAATGGCCAAAGTCATTTCCAGAGACATGAAACATGATTTTACAGCCAAAATCGCGGAACTTAGAAAAGCCTGGAAACAAAAGATATAA
- the ybeY gene encoding rRNA maturation RNase YbeY — MGVLIDNSQNKYKISLKKIKEKAQAILNALDCPDGELSLLIVDDPRIERLNRDYFNRHGPTNVIAFPMRAGEFAHITPQLLGDVVISVETAAKEAQNSGISTEERFMQLLVHGILHLFGYDHEATEQQAHTMEKKSDELLKLLGDS; from the coding sequence ATGGGAGTCCTGATCGACAACAGCCAAAACAAATACAAGATATCTCTGAAGAAAATAAAAGAAAAGGCCCAGGCCATCTTAAACGCCTTGGACTGTCCTGATGGAGAACTTTCCCTCCTTATTGTCGATGATCCACGGATAGAGCGGCTGAATAGAGACTATTTTAATCGACACGGTCCCACCAATGTTATCGCCTTCCCCATGCGCGCAGGTGAATTTGCGCATATAACCCCGCAGCTTTTAGGCGATGTGGTTATTTCCGTTGAAACTGCTGCAAAAGAGGCGCAAAATTCAGGCATCAGCACGGAAGAACGCTTCATGCAGCTTCTGGTACACGGTATTCTGCACCTGTTTGGTTACGATCATGAAGCCACCGAACAACAAGCGCACACAATGGAAAAAAAGAGCGATGAACTGTTAAAATTACTGGGGGATAGTTGA